The sequence ACATAAGAAAACGCATGTTTGAGTTATTTCTTTTGaacataacaaaataatactatattttttttttgggcattGTAAAATTTGTTGAGCGCCTAAACAAAAACTTTGCAAATCACAACTTCAAACAAAAACGTTATACAATCTTCTTCAGAACTTGAAGCACGGACACATGATTATACGAAGCAAGAAATAAATGAACATTCTATGATCCAATGCTAAGAAAATGAAAGAGTCAACAATTACTTACCGAGAATGAAGGCAAGAACTAATCACGGGTGTTGAATAAAATTCACGTGAATTATAATATTACGAAGACTAGATGGATTATACGTTGCTTACAAGTCTTGTTGATACACATATAGAACTAATGATAAAATGATTAATTTCTTACGACCAATCAGAGATCGACTTTTGGTGGGATTAACGGTCGTGTTTTGCGTAATTGATTCTGACTTTTTGTGTTTAATTACCTGAATCTACGACTACGAGTAAGCATTTACAAGAAAActtataattgttttcatatatttttgtatagaaAATGTTTTACCATAAAGTTGTTTTTGGGACTCTTTCATACATCTAGGATTACAATTTATCCCTCAGTTGGATTACTATCCCTCAACCTAATTGAATTGACTATAACAGCCATTACATGTATGATCGATGTATCTGGTGGTTTGTATTGGTATTGTGGTATTGTCAATATGTTAACACCTGAATATAAattcacacacacatatatatatatatatatattagatgttcttgaaaaataataaaaattaactgaCTAGTATGTTATTTAAatcattttctaaatattactcATCATtcaaagctttgattttattttcttttaattttggtgataaatctttaaagaaagaaaattaaactaataatcACAATCTACAATATTTTGGGAATTCATTTTAACCTTTtcttataaaaatcaaaatctataaaGTCATATAGAATTGAAAAAGTCTTATCTATGAAATGATAGGATGCATTTaattcttgatatatatatatatatatatagccatcaaattttcttttgttaattctGAAATCTAAGATCTTATACTAAAACTATAATTTACCCTACAATTATGTTATTAGAAGGGATTTCGAAATTTAATTGTGTGAGATTGACTAATGAATGATTCCAAATTCGCTCGTACACACCAaacaaactttttgttttttgttttttaataaaaaaaattgaattttgttttttagccAACTTTTTGTTCATCCtagttaattttataatctaaaTATTTAGTTGCAGAGcctttttaattaattgctTAGGCCTACAAAAGGAGGATGAAGTAAGAACAATCAGACCATAAgttccaaaaacaaattatacaacaaaacataacaaaaatgtCGTCTATTCGTTATAGCTTCGTCGTAATGACACTATTCTCTGTTCTTTTAACTCGAGCCTATGGTTTACCTAAGGTAAGACCAATCGATGATGTGCAACCGAATAAAACGGTAAAGATCCACAACAAGATCCGAGCAGAGGTCGGGGTGGCTCCATTGGTGTGGAACAAAACCGTAGCGGCCTACGCACAGAACTTCGCAAACAGACAAGCCAAAGCTGGAGTCTGCGACTACAGCTCCATGAGACATTCAGGTGGACCTTACGGGGAGAATATAGCCGCGGGATGGGTCCAGCCTGAGGACCAAATGAGCGGTCCGATCGCGGCAAATTATTGGTATACGGAGAAGCGAAACTACGATTATGCCACCAACAAGTGCAAAGGTGAATGCGGACACTACACTCAGATGGTGGCCAATCAATCGTTCAGTATCGGTTGTGGCTCGTTCAGGTGTCATGATAATGagttaatatatattgtatgtgACTATTATCCTATGCCAGTGGGTGATGCGAATACGCGTCCCTATTGATATGTTGGTTTGAATGATTCAAAAAGACTTCATATGGTGTAACATATGATTTGATCAAAAGTATTATATTGAATTACTGATCAATTATACCCATATGTTactcttctttatatataatgataatctataatttgtatatattgttcttgttgtgagatcttttaaaataaaatgcgATAGAACAAGACTATAAAAAGTCGATtaaataaattgtaattacatatatactttCATATGGTAATgtatgaactttttttcttatagatgaatttcaatattttcttgaaagtcaatattgggggttattttcataaatatcaACTTTGGAGTTATTTTCCTTCGTATTTAGTCATTGGTATCTAAGAGCTAGTAAATCAATTGTGAAAAAGTACCTAAGACATGAAAAATGGCGCTTCCAGTAAATAAGATTAGGAGCATTTACGAATGTGATGGTatgttgttagttttttttttaatattgcgTTATTTGATGTATTAAAATTAGAAGTACGCACAATTCTAGCAGATATTATGCAGCAAATTTCTGTCTTGGGGAGCTTTATGATGCGGTTAAAGCGGCTATGAGATTCTAAGCATcctatatacatttataatagGCTAGATAACACAACTTTTTATATAGCCTGTGGCTGTGGGCATACACTTCTCTAATTTACTAAAATGATTTACtcttttttgataaaaccagtcaataaagaaatgaaatttCTAATGGGTCGGTTTAGTGGCTTATTCTAAGAACTAACTCCATTGAACTAGAGTTAAGACTTTTAAAAGGTACCAAAAGAGAAATGCTTTTATCTTTTCAAGAAAGAGAATTATGCATATATAGTTTTTACGTGACGCTACCTTGAGAGTTGAGAGGCGCCTTTAGCCTAgttgaaacttaaaaaagaCTATAAATGGCCGTCACGTTTTCACTTCGGAAGTTCAATTTCCCCACCCTTTGAGTGAGATAAATAGGCCATTGTACTATCGGTTCATTGTCAttcaacagaaaaataaaagaagtgaCGTTACGTTTGTGGCAAGTTTGGTTGGTATTCTATGAAATTCGAAAAATATAAGGCTAAGTGAGATTATTGGGTGCCACATAACATAACTTATCAAAATCAGAACAGATGCAATTGTTCGAGATGCAATCATAACATAACTTATCAAAATCAAGATATTTCAAGTGCAAACCTGAAAAGCTAAGTGCCCatctaaaacaaaacttatgtGGTAAGTTGTCAAATATAGACTTTACTAGTGAATTATAATGTACTCAAACAAAATCTATTCTTTTACTACAGTTAATGTTCTCAAATTCTTACTATCTTATTTTTTGGGGTGAATCCACAAAGAGTAAATGGAAGCAACATACAAGAATTTTCATGGATTTTATGTTAcgttatatatttgaaaaaatcttgataaaaaaaaaccatttcaaGGACCTTGGTAGTTAGTACCGAAGGTGGTTCCATTAATAGCCGGGTAGAACAAATAGTTGTTAAAAACTAGATATATAGTCTCTGCTCAGGCTTTGGTTggattataaaactaaaatggCGAGACGATCCTTAACCCCTTTACAAGTGgtagtagctagctagctagtCATCTTTGAAGATATCGTTTCCTCCTGACATTATGATGATATAGTAGTAGAAAAGTCTTTGACCCCTTCACTTCACAAGGAGTTAAAGTGTCCATCTAGGACGATGAGGCAAGAAAAGAATTCACAATGGGCGTTATGTCTGCCctctatatttttcaatttgcgtggcatagaaaaacaaaaatgggcgttatttttttcctttataaagTAGAACAAACGACGACGTACTAATCTGTTTCATTCATTACGTTAGTCAATAGTTCAAAACAGCGTCGTTTTCATTTTAACTTtaagagaaaatcaaaatctcataatCCCAAATTGGACGGCCACGATCAGCTAGACCACTGTAACTCCGGTGGTCGTGACATCACCGGATCAACGATCTGAGTTCTTCCTCGTTCGCTCATATGCGTATTCAAGTGGGAAAACATCTGAAGAACTCGTTCGTCGCCTTTCTATTTGATTCTCCTTTGGAACAAAAACTCTGTTTACAGAGATCAGAACTCGATCCCGCGATACGATTGGTTATTTCTATAACATCAAAATCGCGAATTGAGCCCGGTGGTGCATGGAAGCAAGCTCCTTTGTGTCGGGAGTTTACCTTCTACTAATTTGATTGATCATCAATGGCTTCTTGGCTTAAAGCTGCCGAAGGTAAAGTTTGTAGTGGGTTAATCTGCATTCGTTCATATCGGGATACCAATTTTGAAGTTTCCgttaaattttttttcgttAGATTTATTTGAGGTTGTGGATCGAAGAGCAAAATCTGTGGTTGAAGATTTTTCGGAAGAACAGAGCGAGTTGCAGTTGCCAGGTACTGTGGGGAGTGATTACTCTGATTTCACATAACTGTGGTGCAAAAGCTTTATATTTGGAACTTGTTTGATCTCTGTGATTACATTTTGAAAATGTCAGAAGAATCTTGGAAATGTCTTATACAAATTGTGCTGTTGTAAATTCCAATAATTTGATGAACTTCAAGTAACTCTGTGAGAAGTTATACTTAATATACATTGGGAATTGTCGTGGAGTGTTGATATAAGCAAAGCTTGACGCttatatctttattttaaacTTATATAGTCAATGTATATGTCTcttattttgtgtttgtctttcttTGGGATGGCTAAAGCTTCCGGGAGAAAAGGGCTCCAAGGGAAGAGAACCAATTCAAAGAAAAAGGTATGACCGTCGATCTATCGTCCATAAGTTGTTATCTTTGCTTGTTTTATCAGTACT comes from Camelina sativa cultivar DH55 chromosome 19, Cs, whole genome shotgun sequence and encodes:
- the LOC104766846 gene encoding pathogenesis-related protein 1-like, encoding MSSIRYSFVVMTLFSVLLTRAYGLPKVRPIDDVQPNKTVKIHNKIRAEVGVAPLVWNKTVAAYAQNFANRQAKAGVCDYSSMRHSGGPYGENIAAGWVQPEDQMSGPIAANYWYTEKRNYDYATNKCKGECGHYTQMVANQSFSIGCGSFRCHDNELIYIVCDYYPMPVGDANTRPY